A stretch of Cyanobacterium sp. HL-69 DNA encodes these proteins:
- the tatC gene encoding sec-independent protein translocase protein TatC — protein sequence MATKESATVNVEENQDYWEQIPQPAEMSFFDHLEELRTRLFIGLISVLVSAIACFAFVRPIVGWLEIPAQGVKFLQLAPGEFFFVSFQVAGYTGILLASPILIYQVVQFVVPGLTRKERKLLAPVVFGSSILFFAGLAFAYYLLIPAALNFFISYGGDVVEQSWSIDNYFKFVLLLMFCTGITFQIPVIQLLLGQLNLVSSQQMLSGWRIVILGAVIIGAIVTPSTDPLTQSLLGGAVLALYFGGIAAVKLIGK from the coding sequence ATGGCAACTAAAGAATCAGCAACTGTCAATGTAGAAGAAAATCAAGACTATTGGGAGCAAATTCCTCAACCAGCGGAGATGTCATTTTTTGACCATCTCGAAGAATTAAGGACTCGTCTTTTTATTGGTCTTATTTCTGTGTTGGTAAGTGCGATCGCCTGTTTTGCCTTCGTTCGTCCCATTGTCGGTTGGCTAGAGATTCCCGCCCAAGGGGTCAAATTTTTACAACTAGCCCCCGGAGAATTTTTCTTTGTTTCTTTCCAAGTGGCAGGATATACGGGCATTTTACTAGCTAGTCCCATCCTCATATATCAGGTAGTGCAATTTGTGGTGCCAGGATTAACCAGAAAAGAAAGAAAACTCCTTGCCCCTGTGGTATTTGGTTCTAGTATTCTCTTTTTCGCTGGATTAGCTTTTGCCTATTATTTATTAATTCCCGCCGCTCTCAACTTCTTCATCAGCTACGGCGGAGACGTGGTAGAACAATCATGGTCTATTGATAATTATTTTAAATTTGTCTTATTATTAATGTTCTGTACAGGGATAACCTTTCAAATTCCTGTCATTCAGTTATTGCTAGGGCAGTTAAATTTAGTGTCATCCCAGCAGATGCTATCAGGGTGGCGCATCGTCATATTAGGTGCCGTAATTATAGGGGCGATCGTCACCCCATCCACCGACCCCCTCACCCAATCCCTACTAGGGGGAGCCGTTCTAGCCCTTTATTTTGGTGGCATTGCCGCCGTAAAATTAATTGGAAAATAA
- the rplC gene encoding LSU ribosomal protein L3 RplC gives MSLGILGTKLGMTTIFDKETGVAIPVTAVQVGPCRVTQIKTKEKDGYVALQLGYDELPDRKRSLNTKEAKEVNKYLTSAEDGHLTSKGLPALRQLKEYRLDDVASYELGQTIGADLFNEGDLVDVGGKTIGRGFSGYQKRHNFKRGNMTHGSKNHRLPGSTGAGTTPGRVYPGKKMAGRYGNTNVKIRKLTVVKIDAERNLLLIKGAIPGKTGNLVSITPATIVGQQ, from the coding sequence GTGAGCTTAGGCATACTAGGTACAAAACTAGGCATGACCACCATTTTTGACAAGGAAACAGGAGTTGCAATTCCTGTAACCGCAGTTCAAGTAGGTCCATGTCGAGTTACTCAAATCAAAACTAAAGAAAAAGATGGTTATGTAGCACTTCAACTCGGTTATGACGAGTTGCCAGATCGCAAACGTAGCCTAAATACTAAAGAAGCAAAAGAAGTTAATAAATACTTGACCAGTGCCGAAGATGGACACTTAACCAGTAAAGGACTTCCTGCTTTACGTCAACTCAAAGAATACCGTCTTGATGATGTTGCTTCCTACGAACTAGGACAAACCATCGGAGCAGACTTGTTCAATGAAGGAGACTTAGTAGATGTTGGTGGTAAAACCATCGGTAGAGGTTTTTCCGGTTATCAGAAACGCCATAACTTCAAAAGAGGTAATATGACCCACGGTTCTAAGAACCACCGTTTACCCGGTTCTACTGGAGCAGGTACAACCCCCGGTCGTGTATATCCTGGTAAGAAAATGGCAGGACGTTACGGTAACACCAACGTCAAAATTCGTAAACTGACTGTAGTCAAAATTGACGCAGAACGTAATTTACTCCTCATAAAAGGAGCAATCCCTGGTAAAACAGGAAATTTAGTTAGTATTACTCCCGCCACCATCGTGGGGCAACAGTAA
- the rplD gene encoding LSU ribosomal protein L4 RplD, with product MVNCVVKNWQGEQSGEATLEMKIAKEENAEHIVHRALVRQLHNQRQGTASTKTRAEVRGGGRKPWRQKGTGRARAGSIRSPLWRGGGVIFGPKPKDYNIKMNRKERRLALRTAFISRAEDIVVVENFNQQFEAPRTKTILEAFTRWEVDQNCKILLVVTEPTSDNVYLSVRNLPNVKMINHDGLNIYDILNADKIVVTSDALVKLQEVYNAE from the coding sequence ATGGTTAATTGTGTAGTAAAAAATTGGCAAGGAGAGCAAAGCGGCGAAGCCACCTTAGAAATGAAAATTGCTAAGGAAGAAAACGCCGAACATATTGTTCACCGCGCCCTAGTCCGTCAACTACATAATCAGCGTCAAGGAACAGCATCCACCAAAACCAGAGCCGAAGTGCGTGGTGGTGGTCGTAAGCCCTGGCGACAAAAAGGAACAGGTAGAGCAAGAGCCGGATCCATCCGTTCACCCTTATGGCGTGGCGGTGGTGTCATCTTTGGGCCTAAACCCAAGGACTACAACATAAAAATGAACCGTAAGGAAAGACGGTTAGCCCTTCGTACTGCCTTCATCAGCAGAGCAGAGGATATTGTAGTAGTAGAAAACTTTAACCAACAATTTGAAGCTCCTAGAACCAAAACTATTTTAGAAGCCTTCACCCGTTGGGAAGTGGATCAAAACTGCAAAATTTTATTAGTAGTAACCGAGCCCACCTCCGATAACGTTTATTTGTCCGTCAGAAACCTTCCCAATGTCAAAATGATTAACCACGACGGTTTAAATATCTATGACATTCTTAACGCTGACAAAATAGTTGTTACCTCTGACGCATTAGTAAAACTACAGGAGGTTTACAATGCCGAATAA
- the rplW gene encoding LSU ribosomal protein L23 RplW has product MPNKRYGKTTAVRKSEAELADLIIRPIVTEKATYMMEDNKYVFECVKQATKPQIRAAIESLFEVKVVKVNTMNQPRKKRRVGQNVGYKPQYKKAIVTLAEGDSLQSTFFPDL; this is encoded by the coding sequence ATGCCGAATAAAAGATACGGAAAAACGACCGCAGTAAGAAAAAGCGAAGCTGAACTCGCCGATTTGATTATTCGCCCCATCGTTACTGAAAAAGCTACTTATATGATGGAAGATAATAAGTATGTTTTTGAGTGCGTAAAACAAGCGACAAAACCTCAAATCAGAGCAGCCATCGAAAGCTTATTTGAAGTCAAAGTGGTAAAAGTAAACACCATGAACCAACCTCGCAAAAAACGCAGGGTAGGTCAAAATGTTGGCTACAAACCACAGTACAAAAAAGCAATAGTCACCCTCGCAGAAGGTGATTCATTACAAAGTACATTCTTCCCTGATCTCTAA
- the rplB gene encoding LSU ribosomal protein L2 RplB encodes MGVRTYRPYTPGRRQAVTSDFSEITKSTPEKSLTKYVHRKKGRNNRGVITSRHRGGGHKKLYRIIDFKRDKRDINAEVLAIEYDPNRNARIALVQYEDGEKRYILAPAGIQIGATIVASEEAPYEIGNALPLGKIPLGTEIHNIEMRAGKGGQIVRAAGGFAQLMAKEGDYVTIKLPSKEVRMIRKECYATIGRVGNIEARNLKLGKAGKTRHLGIRPHVRGSAMNPVDHPHGGGEGRAPIGRSGPVSPWGQPALGKKTRKKKKLSNKYIVRRRNSNKGK; translated from the coding sequence ATGGGTGTTCGCACATACAGACCATATACCCCCGGAAGAAGACAAGCAGTAACCTCAGACTTTTCCGAAATTACTAAAAGTACGCCAGAAAAGTCCCTAACGAAATACGTTCATAGAAAAAAAGGACGTAATAACCGTGGGGTTATCACCAGTCGCCACCGTGGAGGCGGTCACAAAAAACTATATCGTATTATCGATTTCAAAAGAGACAAGCGTGACATTAATGCCGAAGTCTTAGCCATTGAGTACGATCCAAACCGTAACGCTCGTATTGCCCTTGTGCAGTATGAAGATGGCGAAAAAAGATATATCTTAGCCCCTGCGGGAATTCAAATCGGAGCAACCATTGTTGCTAGCGAAGAAGCTCCCTACGAAATTGGCAACGCCTTACCCCTAGGGAAAATTCCCCTCGGTACCGAAATTCATAACATTGAAATGCGTGCTGGTAAAGGTGGTCAAATCGTTCGCGCCGCTGGTGGTTTTGCTCAGTTAATGGCAAAAGAAGGTGATTATGTCACCATCAAGCTACCTTCAAAAGAAGTACGTATGATTCGTAAAGAATGCTACGCTACTATCGGTCGAGTCGGAAATATCGAAGCCAGAAACCTCAAACTCGGAAAAGCTGGTAAAACAAGACACTTGGGTATTAGACCCCATGTAAGAGGAAGTGCGATGAACCCTGTTGATCACCCCCATGGTGGTGGTGAAGGACGCGCCCCCATTGGTCGTTCCGGTCCTGTTTCTCCTTGGGGTCAACCTGCTTTGGGTAAGAAAACTCGTAAGAAGAAAAAACTCAGCAACAAATACATCGTCCGTCGTCGTAACTCCAATAAAGGAAAATAA
- the rpsS gene encoding SSU ribosomal protein S19 RpsS, which yields MSRSLKKGPFIADSLLSKIEKLNEKGEKQVVKTWSRASTILPQMIGHTIAVHNGRTHVPVFVSEQMVGHKLGEFAPTRTFRGHAKSDKKARR from the coding sequence ATGAGTCGTTCATTAAAAAAAGGACCATTTATAGCCGATAGTCTGCTCTCCAAAATCGAAAAATTAAACGAAAAAGGAGAAAAGCAAGTAGTTAAAACTTGGTCAAGGGCTTCCACCATTCTCCCTCAAATGATTGGTCACACCATCGCTGTACATAACGGTCGTACCCACGTACCCGTATTTGTTTCAGAGCAAATGGTTGGTCATAAATTGGGAGAATTTGCTCCGACTCGCACCTTTAGAGGTCACGCTAAAAGTGACAAAAAGGCAAGAAGATAA
- the rplV gene encoding LSU ribosomal protein L22 RplV — translation MPKTQEKIEVDTSQEVKAIARYIRMSPSKVRRVLDQIRGRSYREALIILEFMPYRACEPIIKVLRSAVANAEHNQGLDPTTLVVSSAYADGGPTLKRYRPRAQGRAYQIRKRTCHITVAVAPQA, via the coding sequence ATGCCGAAAACACAGGAAAAAATCGAGGTTGATACCAGCCAAGAAGTAAAAGCGATCGCCCGTTACATTAGAATGTCTCCCTCCAAGGTGAGAAGGGTATTAGATCAAATTCGTGGGCGTAGCTACCGAGAAGCATTAATTATTCTCGAATTCATGCCCTACAGAGCTTGTGAACCTATCATTAAAGTTCTTCGTTCTGCGGTTGCTAATGCCGAGCATAACCAAGGATTAGATCCCACCACCTTAGTAGTAAGCTCTGCTTACGCCGATGGCGGACCTACTCTAAAACGTTACCGCCCCCGCGCCCAAGGTCGTGCATATCAAATTCGTAAACGCACCTGCCACATTACCGTAGCAGTAGCACCTCAGGCATAG
- the rpsC gene encoding SSU ribosomal protein S3 RpsC — translation MGQKVHPVGFRLGITKDHLSCWYADPKEYPQLLQEDHLIRKYIDKNLSNASIAEVKIDRKADQIDLSIHTARPGVVVGKGGAGIEKLRTDLQNLLKNQRQFRVNVIEVANVDANAALMAEFIGSQLERRVSFRRVVRQALQRAEKAEVKGIKIQVSGRLNGAEIARSEWIREGRVPLHTLRADIDYCYRTASTIYGILGVKVWIFKGEVIPGEENLETPAPRGNRERRQPRRQKFEDRSE, via the coding sequence ATGGGACAAAAAGTACATCCAGTGGGTTTTCGTCTCGGTATTACCAAAGATCATTTATCTTGTTGGTATGCAGATCCGAAAGAATATCCCCAACTTCTTCAAGAAGACCACCTAATTCGTAAGTACATTGACAAAAACCTCAGTAATGCTTCCATTGCTGAAGTCAAAATTGATCGCAAAGCAGATCAAATCGACCTTTCCATTCACACTGCCCGTCCAGGGGTGGTAGTCGGAAAAGGAGGAGCAGGAATTGAAAAACTTCGTACTGATTTACAAAATTTACTTAAAAATCAACGTCAATTTCGTGTTAATGTCATCGAAGTAGCTAACGTTGATGCTAATGCCGCCCTCATGGCAGAATTTATCGGCTCTCAGTTAGAGAGAAGGGTATCTTTCCGTCGTGTGGTCAGACAAGCTCTCCAAAGGGCTGAGAAAGCAGAAGTAAAAGGAATCAAAATCCAAGTCAGTGGACGTTTAAACGGTGCAGAAATTGCCCGTAGTGAGTGGATCAGGGAAGGACGTGTTCCTCTTCATACCCTCCGTGCTGACATTGACTATTGTTATCGTACCGCTTCTACCATTTATGGAATCTTAGGCGTAAAAGTCTGGATTTTTAAAGGTGAAGTTATCCCCGGTGAAGAAAATTTAGAAACCCCTGCCCCACGAGGTAATCGTGAGCGTAGACAACCTCGTCGCCAAAAATTTGAAGACAGATCTGAATAA
- the rplP gene encoding LSU ribosomal protein L16 RplP — MLSPRRTKFRKQHRGRMTGNAYRGNSINFGDYALQAIEPCWITSRQIEAARRAITRYVRRGGKIWIRIFPDKPVTMRPAETRMGSGKGNPEYWVAVVKPGRIMFEIAGIPEATAREAMRLAAAKLPIKTKFITRSEEY, encoded by the coding sequence ATGTTAAGTCCAAGAAGAACGAAATTTCGTAAACAACATCGGGGCAGAATGACGGGGAACGCTTATAGAGGTAATTCCATTAACTTTGGGGATTACGCTCTACAAGCTATCGAACCCTGTTGGATCACCTCTCGCCAAATTGAGGCCGCTCGTCGGGCAATTACCCGTTATGTACGCCGTGGTGGTAAAATATGGATCCGCATTTTCCCCGATAAGCCCGTTACTATGCGCCCTGCTGAAACCCGTATGGGTTCTGGTAAGGGTAATCCAGAATACTGGGTAGCAGTAGTAAAACCCGGTCGTATTATGTTTGAAATAGCTGGTATCCCTGAAGCTACCGCTAGAGAAGCGATGCGCCTAGCTGCTGCAAAACTTCCTATCAAAACTAAGTTTATTACCAGATCGGAGGAATACTAG
- the rpmC gene encoding LSU ribosomal protein L29 RpmC: MAFPKVADARKLNDEELGQEIVNAKKKLFQLRLEQTTGRLETPHQFKHTKRWIAQLMTVQGERQRGAANTTQA, from the coding sequence ATGGCTTTTCCTAAAGTCGCAGATGCAAGAAAACTCAATGATGAAGAACTAGGACAAGAGATTGTTAATGCCAAGAAAAAGCTCTTTCAACTTAGATTGGAGCAGACTACTGGTCGCCTAGAAACCCCTCATCAATTTAAGCACACTAAACGTTGGATTGCTCAATTAATGACTGTTCAAGGTGAACGTCAAAGAGGAGCTGCCAACACTACTCAAGCATAA
- the rpsQ gene encoding SSU ribosomal protein S17 RpsQ translates to MAQKERVGVVVSNKMDKTAVVAVENRSPHPKYGKIVVKTTKYKAHDPENKCQEGDRVRIRETRPLSKTKRWELADIISTKAI, encoded by the coding sequence ATGGCACAAAAAGAAAGAGTAGGGGTAGTCGTAAGCAACAAAATGGATAAAACCGCCGTTGTTGCCGTTGAAAACCGTTCTCCCCATCCCAAGTACGGCAAAATTGTCGTCAAAACTACCAAGTACAAAGCACACGATCCCGAAAATAAATGCCAAGAGGGCGATCGCGTGAGAATTAGAGAAACCCGCCCCCTCAGTAAAACCAAACGCTGGGAATTGGCGGACATTATCAGCACTAAAGCAATTTAA
- the rplN gene encoding LSU ribosomal protein L14 RplN translates to MIQQQSYLNVADNSGARKIMCLRVLSTGNCTYGGIGDVIIAVVKDAIPNMAVKKSDIVRAVIVRTKHSLRRESGMSIRFDDNAAVIINKDNNPRGTRVFGPVARELRDRNFTKIISLAPEVL, encoded by the coding sequence ATGATTCAACAACAAAGTTACCTAAACGTAGCCGATAACAGTGGCGCTCGTAAGATTATGTGCTTAAGAGTGTTATCCACCGGTAACTGTACTTACGGTGGCATCGGTGACGTAATTATTGCCGTTGTCAAAGATGCAATTCCTAACATGGCAGTGAAAAAATCTGACATTGTTCGAGCGGTAATCGTACGCACCAAACACTCCTTACGTCGTGAAAGCGGTATGAGCATTCGTTTTGACGACAATGCTGCTGTAATTATCAACAAGGACAACAACCCCAGAGGTACTCGTGTATTTGGCCCAGTGGCTAGGGAATTGCGCGATCGCAACTTCACCAAGATCATTTCTTTAGCTCCGGAGGTACTCTAA
- the rplX gene encoding LSU ribosomal protein L24 RplX, protein MRSANQSKTAPVRQKMHVKKGDTVQVISGKDKGKVGEILKAIPKDSTVIIKGVNIRTKHVKPRQQGESGQITTYEAPIHSSKVMVYSEKEKVASRISYVITEEGKKVRKLKKTGEIID, encoded by the coding sequence ATGAGATCAGCAAATCAAAGCAAAACAGCCCCTGTCAGACAAAAAATGCACGTCAAAAAAGGTGATACCGTGCAGGTAATTTCTGGCAAAGATAAAGGTAAAGTAGGAGAAATCCTTAAAGCTATTCCTAAAGATAGCACCGTTATCATAAAAGGCGTTAACATCAGAACCAAGCACGTAAAACCCCGTCAACAAGGGGAATCCGGTCAAATCACCACCTATGAAGCACCCATTCATAGCTCCAAAGTAATGGTTTACTCTGAAAAAGAAAAAGTAGCTAGTCGCATTAGCTATGTCATTACTGAAGAAGGTAAAAAGGTGAGAAAACTGAAAAAAACTGGCGAAATCATTGATTAA
- the rplE gene encoding LSU ribosomal protein L5 RplE gives MSRLKTYYQETITPKLKEQFGYTNIHQVPKIDKIVVNRGLGEASQNAKALESSLSELAIITGQKPVVTRAKKAIAGFKIRQGMPVGAMVTLRSDKMYAFLDRLISLALPRIRDFRGISPKSFDGRGNYSLGVREQLIFPEIEYDSIDQIRGFDISIITTANTDEEGRALLKEMGMPFRDK, from the coding sequence ATGTCAAGACTTAAAACTTATTATCAAGAAACGATCACTCCTAAACTTAAGGAGCAATTTGGTTATACTAATATCCACCAAGTTCCTAAGATCGATAAAATCGTCGTTAACAGAGGTTTAGGAGAGGCTTCTCAGAACGCTAAAGCACTAGAGTCCTCACTTAGTGAACTAGCGATTATTACTGGACAAAAGCCCGTCGTTACCCGCGCTAAAAAGGCGATCGCAGGGTTTAAAATCCGTCAAGGAATGCCTGTGGGAGCCATGGTGACACTAAGATCTGATAAAATGTACGCTTTCTTAGATCGTCTCATCAGCCTAGCATTACCTCGTATTCGTGACTTCCGTGGCATCAGCCCCAAAAGTTTCGACGGTCGAGGAAACTACAGTCTAGGGGTGCGTGAACAATTGATATTCCCCGAAATCGAATACGACAGTATCGATCAAATTCGAGGTTTTGATATTTCCATCATCACCACCGCCAACACCGACGAAGAAGGGCGCGCATTACTCAAAGAGATGGGAATGCCCTTCCGTGACAAATAA
- the rpsH gene encoding SSU ribosomal protein S8 RpsH, whose product MPAHDTISDMLTRIRNACAVRHPTVAIPSTRMTRSIADVLRTEGFIGSYEEVGEGVKKDIVVSLKYKGRNRQPIIHNIRRVSTPGLRVYSKKKDLPRVLGGIGVAVISTSHGIMTDREARKQGIGGEILCYIW is encoded by the coding sequence ATGCCAGCACACGACACTATATCAGACATGCTGACTCGTATTCGTAACGCCTGTGCCGTCCGCCACCCGACCGTGGCAATCCCTAGCACTCGCATGACTCGCAGTATCGCTGACGTACTAAGAACCGAAGGCTTTATTGGCAGTTACGAAGAAGTCGGTGAAGGAGTAAAAAAAGACATCGTTGTCTCCTTAAAATACAAAGGCAGAAATCGCCAACCCATTATCCATAACATCCGTAGAGTAAGTACCCCTGGTTTAAGAGTCTATAGCAAGAAAAAAGACCTTCCCAGAGTACTCGGCGGTATTGGGGTGGCAGTCATTTCCACTTCTCACGGCATCATGACCGACAGAGAAGCAAGAAAACAAGGTATCGGTGGAGAAATTCTCTGCTACATCTGGTAA
- the rplF gene encoding LSU ribosomal protein L6 RplF — protein sequence MSRIGKRPIAIPPKVNVEISGQHVNVSGPKGNLARELPSLVSVAHEGENLQVNRDNDSRKARERHGLCRTLVANMIDGVSQGFEKKLEIRGVGYRAQAQGSKLTLNVGYSKPVEMQMPDGISVAVNSNTEVVISGIDKELVGNMAAKIRAVRPPEVYKGKGIRYAGEYVRRKVGKAGKK from the coding sequence ATGTCTCGTATTGGAAAACGTCCTATAGCGATACCTCCCAAAGTCAACGTCGAGATTAGCGGTCAACACGTCAACGTCTCCGGTCCCAAAGGCAACCTCGCCAGAGAATTACCTTCTCTTGTGTCCGTAGCCCACGAAGGCGAAAACCTCCAAGTTAACCGCGATAACGACAGTCGTAAAGCTAGAGAAAGACACGGTTTATGCCGTACTCTCGTAGCAAATATGATTGACGGAGTCAGTCAAGGATTCGAGAAAAAACTTGAAATCCGAGGGGTAGGTTATCGTGCCCAAGCCCAAGGCTCAAAATTAACCCTTAACGTCGGTTACAGTAAACCCGTAGAAATGCAAATGCCCGATGGCATCTCCGTTGCCGTTAACAGCAACACTGAGGTAGTCATCAGCGGTATTGATAAAGAATTAGTAGGCAACATGGCGGCGAAAATCCGTGCTGTTCGTCCTCCTGAAGTTTATAAAGGAAAAGGTATTCGCTACGCTGGTGAATATGTAAGACGTAAAGTAGGTAAAGCAGGTAAGAAATAA
- the rplR gene encoding LSU ribosomal protein L18 RplR: MTINRKNLVQRRHLRIRKKVTGTAERPRLAVFRSNQHIYAQLIDDVAQHTLASASTLDKELQEKLGSTSNRDASAEVGKLVAQRALSKGIEKVVFDRGGNLYHGRVKALADAARETGLNF; the protein is encoded by the coding sequence ATGACTATTAACCGTAAAAATCTAGTCCAACGTCGCCATCTTCGGATTCGCAAAAAAGTCACAGGTACTGCTGAGCGCCCTCGTTTAGCCGTATTCCGTTCCAATCAACATATTTATGCTCAATTAATTGACGATGTGGCCCAACATACTTTAGCAAGTGCATCTACCTTAGATAAAGAATTACAAGAAAAACTTGGTTCTACTTCTAACCGTGATGCTTCCGCTGAAGTTGGTAAATTAGTCGCTCAAAGAGCATTATCCAAAGGCATTGAAAAAGTAGTTTTTGACCGTGGTGGTAATCTATACCATGGACGTGTCAAAGCCTTAGCTGATGCCGCCCGTGAAACAGGTCTTAACTTTTAA
- the rpsE gene encoding SSU ribosomal protein S5 RpsE: MAKEREQKDQRKGKQRKQRREKDNTWQERVVQIRRVSKVVKGGKKLSFRAIVVVGNEKGQVGVGVGKAGDVINAVRKAVTDGKKHLVTVKINKASSITHVSNGIAGGAKVFMRPAAPGTGVIAGGAVRTVLELAGIKNILAKQQGSNNPLNNARAAVNALEQIRSFSEVAREREIPLEQIYS; this comes from the coding sequence ATGGCAAAAGAGCGCGAACAAAAAGATCAACGCAAAGGCAAACAAAGAAAACAACGTAGAGAAAAAGACAACACTTGGCAAGAGCGGGTTGTACAAATCCGTCGTGTTAGTAAAGTTGTTAAAGGTGGTAAAAAACTTAGTTTCCGCGCCATCGTTGTCGTTGGAAATGAAAAAGGTCAAGTAGGTGTAGGTGTAGGTAAAGCCGGAGACGTAATCAATGCGGTTCGTAAAGCTGTTACCGACGGTAAAAAGCACCTTGTCACCGTTAAAATTAACAAAGCTAGTTCTATTACCCACGTTAGTAACGGTATCGCTGGAGGAGCAAAAGTATTTATGCGTCCCGCAGCACCGGGTACTGGGGTAATTGCAGGGGGTGCCGTGCGTACCGTCTTAGAATTAGCAGGAATTAAAAATATTTTAGCTAAACAACAAGGATCTAACAATCCTCTTAATAATGCTCGTGCGGCGGTTAATGCCCTTGAGCAAATCCGCAGCTTCTCTGAAGTAGCAAGAGAAAGAGAGATTCCCTTAGAACAAATTTATTCATAA
- the rplO gene encoding LSU ribosomal protein L15 RplO, with protein sequence MRLHNIGPKPSSKKRRRRIGRGISAGQGASGGFGMRGQKSRSGTGTKPGFEGGQMPLYRRVPKLKHFTVLNRKEYTIINVEKLAGIAANSDVTIESLMDAGIITTNDGPLKVLGNGDLGVALNVKAAAWSKSAQEKIEAAGGSISAPDHGNTDQ encoded by the coding sequence ATGAGACTTCATAACATTGGACCCAAACCTTCATCTAAAAAGCGTCGTCGCCGTATCGGTAGAGGTATCTCTGCTGGACAAGGTGCTAGTGGCGGTTTTGGGATGAGAGGTCAAAAATCTCGTTCTGGTACTGGTACTAAGCCAGGTTTTGAAGGGGGACAAATGCCCCTTTATAGAAGAGTACCTAAGTTAAAACACTTTACTGTACTAAATCGTAAAGAATACACCATTATCAATGTGGAGAAATTAGCTGGTATTGCTGCTAATTCTGATGTAACCATCGAATCCTTAATGGATGCGGGTATTATCACCACTAATGATGGTCCTTTAAAAGTTTTAGGAAATGGCGATTTAGGAGTTGCTTTGAATGTAAAAGCGGCTGCATGGTCTAAATCGGCTCAGGAAAAAATTGAAGCCGCTGGTGGTTCAATTTCTGCTCCTGATCATGGTAATACTGATCAATAA